Genomic segment of Campylobacter sp. MIT 99-7217:
ATAGCAAGCAAAAAAGAAAACTCAGCAGCTACTTTGCGATTTAGTCCCAAGAGTAAGCCTCCAACTATACTTGCTCCACTTCTTGATGTCCCAGGTATCATGGCCAGAGATTGGATAATACCAATCATAAAGGCTTGCTTAAATTCCACCTCATCTAGGGAATTGATTTTATAGGCTTTGTCCTTATGGTTGTTTTCGATCAGGATAAAAACAATCCCACCTAAAATCAGCATAAAAGCTACTATATAAGCATTAAAGAGTTGATCTATAAAATTTGAGAGAAAAAAACCAATCACGCCTGTAGGAAAAAAACCTACCGCAAGTTTATACCAAATTTCAAAACCAGCAAAAAGCCTTTTATAAAAGATAAAAATCACGGCAAGTATAGATCCAAGTTGGATAATAATAAGAAAGCTTTGCCAAAAATCAGTGAGTTCTAAATTTAAAATAGAGGTTGTGAGTATCATGTGTCCTGTGGAGCTTACAGGCAAAAACTCCGTAAGTCCTTCAACAACACCTAGTATAAAAGCAAAAATAAGATCCAAAATAAAGCCTTTTGTTCAAATAAAGGGCTAATTATACTCAAAAAGACTTAATAAAGCTTAGAAATTTGAGAATTTATAATCAAAAATAAAAAAGTTTTTAACAACAAATAAATACAAGGAGCTTAAGATCGATTATAATTTTTATGTATAAGTTTTTGCGAATGGGTAAATTTCACTCATTCGCAAATGTGATTTTATATTTTATCTCGTTTTAAAACCCTTTTTATAAAGTAAAACACTACGCCTAAAAAGATCACGAGGCTAAGAAGTTCGCTATTTAAAAATTGAGCGTCTAAAAAGCTTAAAGCAAGAGGATTTTCACTGCCTCCATTAGAGATAGAAAATACCGTGATGATAGCAATGACAACACCAACAAGGCTTTCACCTACAATAAGTCCCGAGGCGAATAAAATGCCCTTATTTTCTTTGCGTTCTATGCTTTCTTTGTCTTTGAATTGGGTTTGTAATTTCTTGCGTAGTAAGAAAGCTACAAGTCCGCCTATAACGATAGGAATACTCACAGCAGGTGGCAAATAAACGCCTATGCCCACAGCTAAAGGTGGAAGAGCTAGCTTGCTAAGCTTTCTTAATATCTTATCAAGAAGTATGATGATGATACCTAGCAATACACCAAAGCCTATTAAAGTATAGTCTATATCATCGTTGAAGATACCTTGTGATAGGGTCGCCATTAAATTTGCCTGAGGAGCAGCTAAAGCAGCACTTGCGTCCATTCCCTCTCTTGGCAAGCTTCCTACAAAGCCATAAGCTTGGTATAAAAGTTCTAAAACCGGAGCAATAGCCAAAGCACCAAAAAAACAACCCACAATCAAGGCAATTTGTTGTCTAAAGGGACTTGCACCGACTAAATAACCCGTTTTTAAATCCTGTAAATTATCATTTGAAATAGCAGCCGTAGCTAAAATAGCACTTGTGATAAATATAGCTAGGGCAATAGCAAATTTGATCATCAAAGGATCATTACTTAAATTTGCAGACACAATCAAAAGTAAAACCACAAAGGAAGAGACGATCACCCCTATAATCCCTATGCCTGAAATTGGACTTGATGAAGAACCGACAAGTCCTGCCATATATCCACAAGTTGCTGCAACGAAAAAGCCAATTAAAACAGCTATCAAAACTCCAACGCTAGAAAATAAAAGACAAAGACCAAATGAAAGCTCCATTTCATTTACAAAGCTATAAAAACTTACAAAAAGTCCAAGTACCATAAGTACGAAAAAAATGACTATGGTTTTGAAAGAAAGATCTTTATTTTTTAAGTCATTTGTTTGCTCTTCACTTAAATTTACACGCTTAAAGGTTGCTTTCAATCCCTCAAAAACACTTTTGCTTAGTTCAAAGAGAGTCCAAAGTGCAGCCGTTGCGATTATGCCTGTGCCGATGAGTCTTACCTTATCTTTCCAAATACCAAAAGCAAAATCACTTAAACTTCCGTCCGTAAAAACACTTTGAGCAGAAAAATAAGGCACTAAAATTCCCCAAGCAAGAAAAATTCCTATAAAAAGAGCCACACTTGCAAGTAAGCCGATAAGATATCCAGCTCCTAAAAGAGCTAAAGAATACCCCATAGAAAAGCAAAATGCCATTTTTGAAGCCATAAAAGCTACCGCACTTTCTCCAACTAAAAGTTTAAAGCCATTCGAACAAAGACTAACTAAGCCAGCGATTAATGCCCCTAAAGAAATTTCTTTAAGTCCAGCTCTTGAACCTTTTTCCATGTCTTTTTCTTTATCAACAGCTTTTAAAATTTCAGCCGCAGCTATGCCCTCAGGATAAGCAAGCTTACTTTCTACAACCATAGCCTTTCTTAAGGGTATGGTAAAAAGAACACCTAAAACACCTCCACAAAAACATAACATAAAGGTTTGCCAAAGATTAAAATCATTCCAATACCCTACTATAAAGAGTCCGGGCAAGACAAAAATAACGGCAGATAGTGTTCCAGCTGCTGAAACTTGAGTTTGAACCATATTGTTTTCAAGTATATTTGAGCTTTTAAAAAGACTAAACACGGCTACAGCGATAACTACAGCTGGAATAGAACTTGAAAAAGTAAGCCCTACTTTTAAGCCTAAATACACATTAGAAGCAGTAAATATAAGAGTTAAAATAGCCCCTAAAAACATGCCTCTAAAGGTAAGTTCTTTGATTTGTTTGTTCATATTTACCTTTCTTGAATGGCGTTTAAATCTTAAGGATTTATTAAATTTAGAGGGCTTTATTTTATAATAGCTTTGCTTAAAAAATAATTTAACTTAAGATTTTATTTATATAAATAAAAAATAAGGCAAATTTTGTTATAATTTTTCAAAATTTTATGATTTTTGAGAGGATTATTTTATGAATAAGGACTTTTTTCAGCATTTTTTAATGCTTTCTCAGTTTGAGAGCATCGTTATATTGGTCATTTTATTTGCGATATTTTATGTGCTTAAAAAAATGGGTGATTTTAAGGTGGGCTTTAGCTTTCGTATGCTTTTTGCTTTAGTTGTTGGTTTAGTTTTTGGCTTTGTTTTACAATACATAGCTATAAATAACATTGGTGTGCTTTGGTATGATGAGGCAAAGCATTGGTTTGGATTTTTTAGCTCCGTTTTTGTTGCTTTTATAAAAATGCTTGTTATCCCTTTGATCAGTGTTTGTATTGTTAAGGTGATCATAGAGATAGATAAAAATATAAAGATTTCTTCTTTGCTTGGTGTAGGATTGTTTTGGATACTTTTTAGTACGGCTATTGCTGCTATTTTGGGTGTTATTTTGGCTTATAGCTTTAATTTGGGAGAAAGCTTTGCTATACAAGAGGGTACAAGACAAATTCGAGAAATTCAAACCTTTTCTAGTATTATACTTGGTCTTATTCCGAGTAATATCATACAAGCTACAAATAAAGAAAATGTCATTGCTATCGTTATTTTTGCCTTTTTTGTTGGAATTTGTGCAAAAAGAATTTCAAAGAAAGAAGAGTATGAAGGAGCTTTTAAGAGCTTTGAGGGTTTTGTTTTTAGTTTTTATGGTTTGATGATGAGCATGACGGCTTTAGTGATTAAATTTATGCCTTATGCTGTAGTTTGTATGATGGCAAATGTTTTATTAAGAAATGGTTTTGAGGCTATTAGAACAGCCGGACTTTTTATAATCCTTACCTATGTGGCTATGTTTATTATGTTTGGGGTGCATTTTTTACTTCTAGCTTCTCAGGGCTTAAATCCTATGAAATATATGAAAAAAGCTTTTCCTGTATGGCTTTTTGCTTTTAGTTCCCGTTCATCTTTAGGCACTTTGCCTATGACTATTTCAACCTTACAAAATAAACTTGGCGTAAGCTCTGCAGTAGCAAATTTTGTAGCTTCCATAGGGACAACTACAGGGCTTAATGGTTGTGCAGGATATTTTCCTGCTATGGCAGCGGTTTTTGTGGCTTTTGCAACGCATACTCCTATTGATTTTACTTTTGCTTTAATGATTGTTTTGGTGGCTGTGATAGGCTCTTTGGGTATAGCAGGAGTTCCGGGAAGTGCTACAATGGCAGCTTCTATTATGTTAGCAGGGATTGGCTTTGGGGATAATTTTGTTATGCTTAGTCTTATCCTAGCTATTGATCCTATTATTGATATGGCAAGAACAGCAAGCAATGTTTCAGGTGCGATGACCTCAGCACTTTGTACAGCAAAAAATTTAAAGCTTTTAGATAAAAAAGCTTATAATTCTTAAAATACTCATTTTTATAAATTTAAAACGAAGAGACTTTCATAAAGTCTCTTCAAAGGTTTAATTTGTTTTACTGACAACCTTCGCATTCTACGCTACGATCAGCAACGCTTACTTTTTCGCTATCAGGACTTTCGCTTCTTAGATAATAAGTTGATTTTAAACCAAGCTCATGTGCAAGTTGATAAATTTCATTGAGGTAGCCTCCGCTTGCCTTATCAAGAGACAAGAAGATATTTAAACTTTGTCCTTGATCAATCCATTTTCCACGAACAGCAGCAGCTTTAATGAGAACTCTTTGATCGATTTCATAAGCTGAGGTATAAAAATTCCAGTTATCAAGGGTTAAATTCGGCACAACAACAGGGATCATTCCACTTAAATTTTGCTCAAACCATTTGCGTTTATAAATAGGCTCTATTGTCTGTGTAGTACCTACAAGTATAGATATAGAAGAAGTTGGTGCTATAGCCATCAAATAGCCATTTCTCATACCATCTCGTTTAACCTTTTCACGAAGCCTATCCCAGTCGCACTCACTTTGTCCAAAAAGTCCGTCTCTTAAGGTAAGTGCCTTAGCCTTTTCATTGGCTACATCGATAGGAAAGATACCCTTGCTCCAATTTGAACCCTTAAAATCAGGATAAGAACCCTTTTCAAGTGCTAAATTTGAGCTTGCGTTAATCACTTCAAAACTGATATGCTCCATGATCTTGTCTATCTTTTCAAAGTGTTCTTCACTTCCCCAGTGAATATGAGCTTCAGCAAGCATTTGTGCTTCACCCATAACACCAAGCCCTATAGAACGAGATTTAAGATTTGTATTTTTAACTTTGACATGAGGATAGAAATTTAAATCAATCACATTATCAAGCATTCTTATAGCAGTTGGCACAACCCTTGCAATATCTTCTTTAGTGTTAATCTTACTTAAATTTATGCTTGCGAGGTTGCAAACTGCTGTTTTGCCGTCGTTTTTGTATTTTTCCACTATATAAACTTTTTTGCCATTTATACTATCTAGTGTACTGATTTTTTTTGCAAGTTTTTTATAGCCACCATCTATGGTAACTTCTTCATTTTCATCAAAATGAAGTTCGGTTTTATCATCGAAAAGAACTTTGATTTGATAATAATTTGGATCTGTATTTTGGAAAATTTCCGTGCATAAATTTGAACTTCTAATAATGCCCTTATGTGCATTTGGATTAGCTTTATTTGCATTATCTTTAAAGCATAAAAACGGAAGACCGGTTTCAAAATAGTTGAGTAAGATTTTTTTCCAAAGCTCTTTGGCTTCGACTATTTCTTTTGCAATATTTTCATTTCTTTCGTATTCTTCATATTTTTTTTCAAAGGCTTCTCCATAAAGCTCGCAAAGATCAGGAGTATCAGCAGGATCAAAAAGCGTCCATTTATCATTTTCTTTGACTCTTTTTATAAACAAGTCATTTACCCATAAGGCTGGAAAAAGCTCATGAGCCCTTCTTCTTTCCTCGCCTGAGTTTTTACGCAAATCAATAAAATCGCCTATATCCATATGCCAAGTTTCGATATAAACAGCGATCGCACCCTTTCTTGTGCCAAGTTGATCTACAGCCACAGCGATATCATTTGTGATCTTAAGAAAGGGGATAATACCACCAGCTGCGTTTTTGTGTCCGTCAATGCTTCCACCCATAGCACGCACCTTAGACCAGTCCCAGCCAATACCTCCACCAAATTTAGAAAGCAAAGCCATTTCTTTATAAGAATCAAAAATACCCTCTATGTTATCAGGAGTGCTACCGATATAGCATGATGAAAGCTGATGACGCGTAGTTCTTGCGTTTGAAAGTGTTGGAGTTGCTAGCATGACCTCAAATTTAGAAATGAGATCGTAAAATTTCTTTGCCCATTCTTGAGGATTAAATTCATTTTGAGCTAAAAACATTGCAATAGCCATAAACATTTGTTGAGGTAGTTCTATGGGTTCTGCTTTTGAATCTTTTATGAGATATCTATCATAAAGAGTTTTAATCCCAAGATAGGTAAATTGTAGGTCTCTTTCAGGTTTTATATAAGCGTTTAGATCATCAAGATCGTATTTTTCCTTAAGTCCAAGTAAAATTCTACCCTCTTTTTCACCTTTTTCAAAATAATCACGCAAATGATTATAGCGGTTCATTCCATTGACTTTTTTATAAAGATCAAATAAAAAAAGTCTAGCTGCTACAAAGCTCCAGTTTGGACAGTCAATGTCTATCTTATCAACAGCTGTTTTTATAAGGGTTTTTTGAATTTCGCTTGTAGAAATCCCATCTCGAAACTGAATTTTTGCATCAAGTTCTAACTCGCTCACATTAACGCCGTCTAAGCCCTTAACCGCATCTCCTGTGCATTTTTTAATCTTTGAAATATTAAGCTCTTCAATGCGTCCATTTCTTTTAATAACTTTCATCAATCTACCTTTTCAAAATTTATTTAAATACTCTCTCAAAAATCGCATCAATATTTTTGGTATAATAAGCATAATCAAAGCAAGCTCTAATGTCCTCCTCGCCTAAATTCTTTTTCAAATCCTCATCATTTAAAAGTGCGAGCAAAAATAGGCTTTCTCCTTGTTCATTTATAGCCTTTTTACCCTCGCCCAAATCCTGCCAAACCTTCATAGCATTGCGTTGAACGATCTTGTAAGCATCTTCGCGACTAATACCCTTTAAAGGAAGCTCCAAAAGCACACGCTGAGAAAAAACTAAACCCCCTGTGAGGTTAAGATTTTTTATCATATTTTCAGGATAAACAAGTAATTTTTCTATCAAATTTGTAAGACGCACAAGCATAAAATCGCTCGTTACAAAACTATCTGGCAAGATAAATCTTTCCACACTTGAATGGCTGATATCTCTTTCATGCCACAAAGCCACATTTTCCAAAGCTGGCGTTACAAAAGAGCGGATCATTCTGCAAAGTCCTGTTATGTTTTCGCTTAAAACAGGATTTCTTTTATGTGGCATGGCCGAGCTTCCTTTTTGTCCAGCCGAAAAATACTCCTCAGCCTCATAAACTTCGGTGCGTTGAAAATGCCTTATGAAAACGGCGATTTTCTCGCAGCTTGCAGCCATTACGCCAAGAGCTGAAATCACTTGTGCGTAGCGATCTCTTTGAATGATTTGATTTGAAATAGGAGCAGCTTTTAAGCCCAAATCCTTGCAAATTTCTTCTTCAAGCTCAAGTGGAGTGTGGGCGAAATTTCCCATTGCACCGCTGATTTTACCATAACTTATCACTTCCTTTGCATGCTCTAAAAGCTCTTTGGCATGTAAAAGCTCATCATACCAAATAGCCAAAACAAGCCCAAAGGTTATAGGCTCGCCATGAATTCCATGACTTCTGCCCACCATAAGGGTAAATTTATGCTCCAAAGCCCTTTTTTTGATAGCTTCGAGCAAATTTTGCAAATCTTGTAAGATAAGCTCCAAACTTTCTTTAACCTGCAAGGCAACAGCTGTGTCAATGCAATCAGAGCTTGTCATACCATAATGCAAAAACCTGCTTTCCTCGCCTAAATTCTCACTCACGCTTGTTAAAAAGGCTATGACATCGTGCTTTGTTGTTTTTTCGATCTCATCGATCCTTGCGATGTCAAATTTGGCATTTTTTAAAATTTTATTACAATCTTCCTTACTAATCAAACCTAGTTTATTCCATGCCTTAACAGCAGCTAGCTCTACCTTTAACCAAGCATTGTATTTTGCTTTTAAGTCCCATTTACTAGCCATTTCGTTTCTGCTGTATCGTTCGACCATAAATTCAAAACCTTTTTTAGTTATAATTTTAAAAAAAGAATTGAGATTTTATCTAAAAATTTCTAAAACAAGAGTTAAATTTGGCTTATAGAAAAATAAAATTGTCTCATATTGAAAATAATGGAAAAAAGGCTTTTCAAGTGCTTATGGAAAACTTAAAAATTTCTATAAATGAGGCTCAAAAACTGATCGATAAAAAAAGGCTTTTTTGCGAGGGACAAATCGTTAGCAAAAAAAATGAAATTTTACAAGGTTTGGTTGAGCTTATCGTTTATGAAAATGAGCCAAAAGGCGTTGAAATAGTCTTTGAAAATGATGAATTTGCCGTGCTTGAAAAACCAAGTGGGGTTTTGAGCCACCCTAATGGCAGGCATTGCAAATACAGCCTTTGTGATGAAATTTGGGCTTTGTGGGGGAAAAATGCTTGCATAGCACACAGGCTAGATAAAGAAACGAGTGGGCTTATTCTCGTTGCTAAAAATAAAAAAACTCAAATCATCTTAAAAGAAATGTTTGAAAAAAAGCAAATTCAAAAAGAATATCTAGCCCTTGCAAGTGGCAAGCTTCCTACTAAATTTGAGGTAGATCAAGCCCTTGAGCTTTCGAAAAATTACGATGATGTTAAAACAAGAATGCAAATTTGTAAGCAAGGTAAGGAAGCGATCACGGAATTTGAGACTATAGAGTTTTGGCAAGATTTTAACGCAAGCTTGGTGCTTTGTAAGCCACTTACAGGAAGACAGCACCAAATTCGCTTGCATTTGTTTCATGTGGGACATAAAATTTTGGGCGATCCTTTGTATGGACTAACAAAAGAGCAAATAGAAAGCATTTTAGATGAAAAATTAAGTCCTTTAGAACGCATAAAATTTACAGGAGCTTCAAGGCTTTGTTTGCATTCAAATCGTTTGAAATTTACATTTTTACAAAAAGAATTTGATTTTATCTCAAAGCATGATATGAAAGAGGAATTTTTAAAAAGTTTAATTTAATTTTTATCTTCATATATTTAACTCAATTTAAATTTAAAATTTTTGTTAAAAATGTCAGAATAAAAGCCTAATACATAGACTTATGAATTCTTTATTTTTTAATATATAAATTTTTAATTTTTGTGATTATTTTCCTTTTATAAAGGAATAAAATAGTAAAAATTTAAGAAATACTCTTGACTTTTTTTCATGCTTTATTATACAATCACACTTTTTAAGTTTAGCCTTAGGGCTAACGAGTTCTTTTAAAGGAAAATTTATGGAAAGGATAAGACTTAAGCTTAAGGCTTATGATCACAGAGTTTTAGATAGAACAGTAGCAGCCATAGTAGCAGCTGTGAAAAGAACTGGTGCTGATATAAGAGGACCTGTTCCTATGCCAACGAAGATTAAAAGATACACAGTATTAAAATCTCCTCATATCAACAAGGATTCAAGAGAGCAATTTGAAATGAGGATACACGCAAGGATGCTTGACATAGTCTCAGCCACTCCTGATACTGTTGATTCTTTAACCAAGCTTGATCTAGCTCCTGAGGTCAATGTAGAAGTAAGAGCTATGGGCAAATAAAGGAAAAAAGATGGAATATTTAGTTGAAAAAATCGGCATGAGCAGAACGGTTTCTAATCCAAGCATAGCCGTAAGCTTGCTTAAATTAATCAGTGCTAAGGTCTGCGAAGTAAAAGAGGGCAAGGGCTTAATCTCTTATGCTAGGGGCAAGAAAAAAAATAAGGCTATCTTGGGTCAGCAAAAAAAATACAAGCTCTCGGCTGAATTTAACCGCTTTGCTAGCTTAGAGGTTAAAAACACAGAAGCAGGCGATTTAGACGAAAGCCCCTTAAAAGAAGCAAAGATTCTAAAGGTAAGCTTTAATTCTAAGGGTAGGGGCTATAGCGGGGTCATTAAAAGACACGGCTTTTCAGGAGGTCCTGCAAGTCATGGCTCAAGATTTCACAGAAGACATGGCTCTATTGGAAATAGAGAGTGGCCAGGTAGGGTTCAGCCGGGTATGAAGATGGCAGGACATTATGGTAATGTTAAAATCACAGTTAAAAACGAGTTAATCTCCTTTGATGAGGAAAATAAGATCCTTGTTTTAAAGGGTGCTGTGCCAGGATATAATGGAAGCTTAGGTAAGATAAGGATAGTAAAATGAAGGCCTTGATTTTAAATGAAAATTATGAAAAAACAAGTGAAAATTTAGCCCTACCAGAAGCTTATGCTAAGATAAATCCTCACAATCTTTATTTATATGCTAAGGCTTATTTGGCTAGCATTAGAGCCAATACAGCTCATACTAAAAATAGAAGCGAGGTTAGCGGTGGGGGCAAAAAGCCTTGGAGACAAAAGGGTCGTGGTGGAGCTAGAGCAGGTTCTACTAGGACTAATGTCTGGGTAGGAGGAGGCGTAGCCTTTGGTCCTAGGAATACTAAAAACTATTTTCAAAAGATCAACAAAAAGCAAAAAAGGCTAGCCCTTGAAAGAGCCTTGGCTGATAAGGCAGATAAGGGGGCTTTACTCGTGGTTGAAAATTTTGAAATCCCAAGTGGCAAGAGCAAAGATGCTGCAAGTATAATTAAAAAGCTTGGCTTTAAAGATATACTTATAGTAAAATCCTTGCTTGATGAAAAGAGCTTTTTAGCATGCAGGAATTTAGTAAATTGTTATTTGGTTGATATAAGCGAGGTCAATGCTTACTTACTTGCTGTATATAATGCAGTGCTTATAGAAAAAAGTGCTTTTAAAAATTTAATAAAAGAGGCTTAAGATGGCAGATTTAACAGATATAAAAAGCATACTTTACACGGAAAAAAGCTTAAATTTACAAGAAAAAAATGTGGTTGTCATTCAAACTTCCACAAGGCTTGGCAAAAATGGGCTAAAAAGCTTGTTAAAAGAGTATTTTGGCATTTCTCCTTTAAAGATCAACTCAGTTAGAATGAGTGGCAAAGTAAAAAGATTTAGAGGAAAAATAGGCTCAAGGGCTGATTATAAGAAATTTTATGTCAAGCTACCTGAGGGCACAAGCTTAGAAAGCGTAGGAGCATAAGATGGCAATTAAAACTTATAAGGCATACACACCAAGTAGAAGATATATGAGTGGGCTAAGTAGTGAGGATATCACTGCAAAGCCAAGCGTAAGAAGCTTACTTAAAAAGCTTCCCTCTCACGCAGGACGCAATAGCTACGGACGCATAACCTCACGCCATAAGCAAGGCGGGGCGAAAAAACTTTACCGCATTATTGATTTTAAAAGGCGTAAATTTGGCATAGAAGGCAGGGTCGAAGCAATAGAATATGATCCTTATAGAAATTGCCGCATAGCCTTGATTGCTTATAAGGACGGAGAAAAAAGATACATACTTCAGCCAAAGGGTTTAAAGCTAGGTGACATAGTTTGTGCAGCTGAAAGCGGTCTTGATATAAAGCCAGCTAATGCGATGAAGCTTAAAAATATCCCTGTTGGAACCATAGTTCATAATGTTGAGCTAAAGCCGGGCAAGGGCGGACAAATGATTCGTTCAGCAGGAGCTTATGCCCAGCTTATGGGAAAAGAAGAAAAATATGTTATCTTAAGACTTGCAAGTGGGGAGATGAGGCAAATTTTAGCTGAGTGCATGGCTAGTATTGGCGAGGTTGGAAATGAGGAGTATTCAAATATCACTATAGGAAAGGCTGGACGCAACCGCCACAGAGGAATTCGCCCTCAAACAAGAGGTTCTGCTATGAACCCTGTTGATCACCCTCATGGTGGTGGAGAGGGTAAGAAAAACTCAGGTCGCCATCCTGTAACTCCTTGGGGCAAACCAACCAAGGGTGCAAAAACACGCCGCAAAAAGGCAAGCGATAAGCTTATAATTTCAAGAAGAAAAGGAAAATAAAATGGCTAGATCATTAAAAAAAGGTCCCTTTGTCGATGATCATGTGATGAAAAAGGTTCTAGCAGCCAAAAAGGCAAATGATAATAAGCCTATAAAGACTTGGTCAAGAAGAAGCACCATAATCCCTGATATGATAGGGCTTACCTTTAATGTACACAATGGAAAAAGCTTTATCCCTGTATATATCACTGAAAATCACATAGGCTATAAATTAGGAGAATTTGCTCCAACTCGCACTTTTAAGGGCCACAAAGGCTCAGTGCAAAAGAAAATTGGTAAGTAAGGAGGGGTAAAATGAGTAAGGCATTGATAAAACACATTAGACTATCTCCTACTAAGGCAAGATTAATAGCAAGGCAGGTGCAAGGAATGAATGCTGAGCTTGCAATGGCAAGTTTAAGCTTTATGCCAAATAAGGGTGCAAAATACATAGCAAATGCAATTTCTAGTGCGGTAGCAAATGGGGGCTTTGAAGCAAATGAGGTCATTGTTAGTTCTTGCCGTGTTGATGCTGGCTCTGTTTTAAAAAGATTTAGACCTCGTGCAAGAGGAAGTGCAAGTAGGATTAGAAAACCAACAGCTCATATCTTAGTAGAAGTAAGTAAAAACGAGGCTAAGGCTGAGACAAAAGTAGCAACTAAAGCACCAAAAAAAGCTTTGGCTAAAAAAACAGCCACTAAAGAAGCTAAAGCGAAAAAGGAAGAATAAATGGGACAAAAGGTAAATCCAATAGGCTTAAGGCTAGGAATAAATAGAAATTGGGAGTCAAGATGGTTTCCTACTAAGGCAAATTTGGTTGAAAATATTGGCGAAGACTATAAGATACGCGCTCTTTTGAAAAGAAAGCTTTATTATGCAGGTATTTCTCAAATTCTTATAGAAAGAACAGCAAAGAAGCTTCGTGTAACTGTTGTTGCTGCAAGACCGGGGATCATCATCGGTAAAAAAGGAAGCGATGTTGATGTGCTAAGAAAAGAGTTGCAAGATCTTATCGGTAAAGATGTGGGTATAAATATCAAAGAAGAACGAAAAGCAGGAGCTTCAGCTCAGCTTGCAGCTGAAAGTGTAGCTACTCAATTAGAGCGAAGAATAGCTTTTAGAAGAGCCATGAAAAAAGTGATTCAAGCTGCTCAAAAAGCCGGTGCTAAGGGTATAAAAGTTTGTGTTTCAGGTCGTTTAGGTGGGGCTGAAATGGCTAGGACTGAGTGGTATTTAGAAGGTCGTGTGCCTTTGCATACTCTAAGAGCTAAGATTGATTATGGCTTTGCTGAAGCAAGAACAACTTATGGAAATATAGGCGTTAAGGTTTGGATCTTCAAAGGAGAAATCTTGCAAAAGGGTGTTCAAGCTGAAAAAAGTGAAGAAGTAGCCGAGAAAAAGCCAAGACGCACGAGAAGGAGTAAATAATGTTACTACCAAA
This window contains:
- the purB gene encoding adenylosuccinate lyase, which gives rise to MVERYSRNEMASKWDLKAKYNAWLKVELAAVKAWNKLGLISKEDCNKILKNAKFDIARIDEIEKTTKHDVIAFLTSVSENLGEESRFLHYGMTSSDCIDTAVALQVKESLELILQDLQNLLEAIKKRALEHKFTLMVGRSHGIHGEPITFGLVLAIWYDELLHAKELLEHAKEVISYGKISGAMGNFAHTPLELEEEICKDLGLKAAPISNQIIQRDRYAQVISALGVMAASCEKIAVFIRHFQRTEVYEAEEYFSAGQKGSSAMPHKRNPVLSENITGLCRMIRSFVTPALENVALWHERDISHSSVERFILPDSFVTSDFMLVRLTNLIEKLLVYPENMIKNLNLTGGLVFSQRVLLELPLKGISREDAYKIVQRNAMKVWQDLGEGKKAINEQGESLFLLALLNDEDLKKNLGEEDIRACFDYAYYTKNIDAIFERVFK
- a CDS encoding RluA family pseudouridine synthase, which produces MAYRKIKLSHIENNGKKAFQVLMENLKISINEAQKLIDKKRLFCEGQIVSKKNEILQGLVELIVYENEPKGVEIVFENDEFAVLEKPSGVLSHPNGRHCKYSLCDEIWALWGKNACIAHRLDKETSGLILVAKNKKTQIILKEMFEKKQIQKEYLALASGKLPTKFEVDQALELSKNYDDVKTRMQICKQGKEAITEFETIEFWQDFNASLVLCKPLTGRQHQIRLHLFHVGHKILGDPLYGLTKEQIESILDEKLSPLERIKFTGASRLCLHSNRLKFTFLQKEFDFISKHDMKEEFLKSLI
- the rpsJ gene encoding 30S ribosomal protein S10, with protein sequence MERIRLKLKAYDHRVLDRTVAAIVAAVKRTGADIRGPVPMPTKIKRYTVLKSPHINKDSREQFEMRIHARMLDIVSATPDTVDSLTKLDLAPEVNVEVRAMGK
- the rplC gene encoding 50S ribosomal protein L3; the protein is MEYLVEKIGMSRTVSNPSIAVSLLKLISAKVCEVKEGKGLISYARGKKKNKAILGQQKKYKLSAEFNRFASLEVKNTEAGDLDESPLKEAKILKVSFNSKGRGYSGVIKRHGFSGGPASHGSRFHRRHGSIGNREWPGRVQPGMKMAGHYGNVKITVKNELISFDEENKILVLKGAVPGYNGSLGKIRIVK
- the rplD gene encoding 50S ribosomal protein L4, with product MKALILNENYEKTSENLALPEAYAKINPHNLYLYAKAYLASIRANTAHTKNRSEVSGGGKKPWRQKGRGGARAGSTRTNVWVGGGVAFGPRNTKNYFQKINKKQKRLALERALADKADKGALLVVENFEIPSGKSKDAASIIKKLGFKDILIVKSLLDEKSFLACRNLVNCYLVDISEVNAYLLAVYNAVLIEKSAFKNLIKEA
- a CDS encoding 50S ribosomal protein L23 — translated: MADLTDIKSILYTEKSLNLQEKNVVVIQTSTRLGKNGLKSLLKEYFGISPLKINSVRMSGKVKRFRGKIGSRADYKKFYVKLPEGTSLESVGA
- the rplB gene encoding 50S ribosomal protein L2 — protein: MAIKTYKAYTPSRRYMSGLSSEDITAKPSVRSLLKKLPSHAGRNSYGRITSRHKQGGAKKLYRIIDFKRRKFGIEGRVEAIEYDPYRNCRIALIAYKDGEKRYILQPKGLKLGDIVCAAESGLDIKPANAMKLKNIPVGTIVHNVELKPGKGGQMIRSAGAYAQLMGKEEKYVILRLASGEMRQILAECMASIGEVGNEEYSNITIGKAGRNRHRGIRPQTRGSAMNPVDHPHGGGEGKKNSGRHPVTPWGKPTKGAKTRRKKASDKLIISRRKGK
- the rpsS gene encoding 30S ribosomal protein S19 — encoded protein: MARSLKKGPFVDDHVMKKVLAAKKANDNKPIKTWSRRSTIIPDMIGLTFNVHNGKSFIPVYITENHIGYKLGEFAPTRTFKGHKGSVQKKIGK
- the rplV gene encoding 50S ribosomal protein L22, whose translation is MSKALIKHIRLSPTKARLIARQVQGMNAELAMASLSFMPNKGAKYIANAISSAVANGGFEANEVIVSSCRVDAGSVLKRFRPRARGSASRIRKPTAHILVEVSKNEAKAETKVATKAPKKALAKKTATKEAKAKKEE
- the rpsC gene encoding 30S ribosomal protein S3, with the protein product MGQKVNPIGLRLGINRNWESRWFPTKANLVENIGEDYKIRALLKRKLYYAGISQILIERTAKKLRVTVVAARPGIIIGKKGSDVDVLRKELQDLIGKDVGINIKEERKAGASAQLAAESVATQLERRIAFRRAMKKVIQAAQKAGAKGIKVCVSGRLGGAEMARTEWYLEGRVPLHTLRAKIDYGFAEARTTYGNIGVKVWIFKGEILQKGVQAEKSEEVAEKKPRRTRRSK